GAGTATGTCCTTTCCTGCCATTCTGCCCTCCTTAAAATAAGGACAGTTTAGCATCTCTGAATTAGAGCCTGCCCCTGAAGGCTTTAATCAGTGGACATTTCTACTTTGGCAGAATAGGACATTATCACTTTGGGATTACACAAGAAAATTATCATCAATCATGCTAAAAATATGACAATCTCCAACACCAAAGATTTTGGGTGTGATGGTAAAAAGATTTTCTTGACAAGTATCATAAGTATCAACTATAATTAAATCATCTGTTAAATGCCCATTAAGGAGGGATATATGCGCAAAAAAATGATTGTGCTTGCGGTTATACTGTCCATTGCAGTTCCAGCGCTTCCTTCCCGCGTTTTTGCAGCGGATGACAGCGTAATGATGCAAAATATATTTAAAGATACATTGTATGGAGGCGCTATTGGCGCAGTTATAGGGGTTGGATTTATGCTGCTAAGAGGCAAACCAACAGACCATTGGAATTATGTGGCCTACGGCGCAGGAGGCGGTATCATAGCAGGCGCTGCTATTGGTATGGCCAGTTCTACAAAGGCGCTGGCTGAGATAGAGGGTGGCAGAATAACTTTAAATGTGCCTGAGCTAAAAACCGATATTGTTCAGGATAAACGCGATGAGAAAATAGAGGTGGTAAGGCATTTATCTCTTTTGCGTTATAATTTTTGAATAACAGTTGCTAATCTTAAGCCCTGCATACTAAAATAGGCATTGCAGGGCTTTTTTAGCTTTCAAGATACAAAAGTTGAAACAGCGATTTATAATAAACGGAGGATAAAAAATGTACGCTGTAATAAGGACGGGCGGGAAACAACAGACTGTTGCTGAAGGTGATGTAATAAAAGTAGAAAAATTATCTGGCGATGCAGGCAGCCAGATAGAATTTAAAGATGTATTAATGGTTGGAAGCGATAAAGAGATAAAGGTCGGCCAGCCAACGCTTGTCAATGTCAAAGTTGTAGGTGAGGTTGTTGAACAGGGCAAGTCTAAAAAGGTTATTGCGTTCAAGATGAAACGTCGGAAGGGATTTCACAAGAAGATTGGGCACAGGCAACAATTTACAAGTGTCCGAATAAAAGAAATAAAGGCATAAAAAATACAGGTAGAGGTAAAGAAGATACGAGGTTTTGTTTTTCTCTACTATACCTGTTTTATTGAGGGAGGAAGAAATGGCTCATAAAAAAGCAGGCGGGAGTTCCAGAAATGGCAGGGACAGCAATGGGCAGAGGCGCGGTGTAAAGAGGTACGGAGGGCAGGTTGTTTCTGCAGGAAGCATTCTCGTTCGCCAGGTAGGAACAAAGATATATCCAGGAGTGAATGTAGGGCTTGGAAAGGACTACACGCTTTATGCCAGGATTGAAGGTGTTGTTCAATATGAAGACAGGGGTAACAGAAAACAGGTAAACATTGTGCCGCTTTCATAACGGCAGGCTAATTGATACTCAATCTTTTCTTTAAGGCGAGGGCAAAAGAACTATTCCATGATCCCTCGCCTTTTTATTTTCTATAGAGGTCTAACGGGATGAAATTTATTGATGAGGCTTTAATTGATATTAAGGCCGGAGGAGGCGGAAGAGGCTGTATAAGCTTCAGGAGGGAGAAGTATATCCCAAGGGGTGGTCCTGACGGCGGGAATGGCGGAAAAGGCGGGGATGTTTATATTACGGCCGCCACCGGGCTTTCAAGCCTTTTGGATTTTAGATACAAAAAACACTATACAGCAGAAAGAGGAGAACATGGTCAGGGTAGTAATTGCACAGGCAAGGACGGTCAGGACATTATGATCAGGGTTCCTGTGGGAACAGTTATAAAAGATGCCGAAACAGGAGCGGTCGTAGAGGATATGGCCGCGGATGGCCAAAGGATTGTCATTGCAAAAGGCGGGAGGGGAGGAAAAGGAAATGCCCACTTTACCACCTCAACACATCAGGCCCCAAAATTTGCCCAACCAGGGGAAGCTGGTGAGGAGAGGCAGCTTAAGCTTGAGCTAAAACTTTTAGCGGATGTAGGTATTATAGGATTTCCAAATGCCGGTAAATCTACTCTCATATCCCATATATCGGCAGCAAAACCAAAGATAGCCGATTATCCTTTTACAACCTTGCAACCTCATCTTGGGGTTGTAAAATTCGGAGAGTATCAGGATTTTGTTGTTGCAGATATACCAGGGCTTATAGAGGGCGCGCATAGAGGAAAGGGGCTCGGCATAAAATTCTTAAAACATATTGAAAGAACGAGCCTGTTTATACATCTCATAGATATTTCTCCTCAAACAGAAAGAGACCCTAAGAAAGACTTTGAAATAATAAATAAAGAACTTAAGGCATGGAATCCTGATATGGCAAAAAAACCTCAAGTTGTTGCCCTTAACAAAACAGATATCACAGAGGCAAGGGAGAGG
The DNA window shown above is from Deltaproteobacteria bacterium and carries:
- the obgE gene encoding GTPase ObgE, with the protein product MKFIDEALIDIKAGGGGRGCISFRREKYIPRGGPDGGNGGKGGDVYITAATGLSSLLDFRYKKHYTAERGEHGQGSNCTGKDGQDIMIRVPVGTVIKDAETGAVVEDMAADGQRIVIAKGGRGGKGNAHFTTSTHQAPKFAQPGEAGEERQLKLELKLLADVGIIGFPNAGKSTLISHISAAKPKIADYPFTTLQPHLGVVKFGEYQDFVVADIPGLIEGAHRGKGLGIKFLKHIERTSLFIHLIDISPQTERDPKKDFEIINKELKAWNPDMAKKPQVVALNKTDITEARERLHGLLKFFKTKGLTAFAISAATGEGLDKLIKYTGAMVTRLKHP
- the rplU gene encoding 50S ribosomal protein L21, with product MYAVIRTGGKQQTVAEGDVIKVEKLSGDAGSQIEFKDVLMVGSDKEIKVGQPTLVNVKVVGEVVEQGKSKKVIAFKMKRRKGFHKKIGHRQQFTSVRIKEIKA
- the rpmA gene encoding 50S ribosomal protein L27, with translation MAHKKAGGSSRNGRDSNGQRRGVKRYGGQVVSAGSILVRQVGTKIYPGVNVGLGKDYTLYARIEGVVQYEDRGNRKQVNIVPLS